Sequence from the Paenibacillus riograndensis SBR5 genome:
TAGGAGAATCTTTAAACCAGCCGTTAAGCCGCTGTCTACCAAATTCCGGTCCGTTATGGTGATCGTCTGTGTCCTCGGTTTCCTGCCTACGCTGCTTGCCTTAAGCATTGCGGGTGAAGTCCGCTACAATCCGGTGAGCGATTTAAGCCATAAGAGCTATACCCAAGCTTTTATCGCGATGAACGAACGATTGTCGACCGAATATCCTTTTGGAGACTGGAAAAAAGTCGATTGGGCAGCAAAGAAGAATAAATACGGGCCTTTATTCCGCCAAGCGGAAATCAGCCAAGATCCGAACCTCTACTATAAAACTTTAAGGGATTACCTCTTTTCTTTCCGTGACGGTCATATCCAAATCGTGAACGAACATCTGTATGACGGTAATAGCGTATTTAAGAATGAAGTTGGCGGCGGCGTCGGAATCAGTACGGTTCAATTGGATGATGGCAAAGTGTTGGTTAGCTTGCTGATACCGGGCAGCCCGGCTGATCAATACGGCATCAAGCTTGGAGCCGAAATCATTTCATGGGATGGGAAAGACGTTAAGAAGGCATTAGATGAGACGTCTTGGAGTGAGAACCCTCCGGCAACGGAAGGGCACCGGATATTAAATCAAGGACGTTTCTTAGCTAGAGCCCCGATCGGCCAAAACATCCAGGTCAAATTCCGGAATCAGGACGATCCGGCGATCATAACTGCGGCGCTTACAGCCTATGACGATCAGTACGAAACCTTGAAGAAAACAAAGGTGAAGCTGAAGAAAGAAGATCCGCCCGTTGAAGGCCAGATCCTTAAGGAGAACTATGGCTACGTAAAAATCAGATATTTCCTTCCTGGTGCAACGCAATCCGATCCCGCGAAAGCACTGGAAGACACAATAAAAGAGTTTCAGGAAAAACAAGTAAAGGGAATAATCATTGATCTGCGGGATAATCCGGGCGGCGATGATGACCTTGTTGCCCAAATGGCGGGACATTTTG
This genomic interval carries:
- a CDS encoding S41 family peptidase, which codes for MKWLTGWEMILCALYLFVLLGYALFKNNRWFYFIPGVGVMLAIISLILGDASILALLIYASTAILFLCTIRRIFKPAVKPLSTKFRSVMVIVCVLGFLPTLLALSIAGEVRYNPVSDLSHKSYTQAFIAMNERLSTEYPFGDWKKVDWAAKKNKYGPLFRQAEISQDPNLYYKTLRDYLFSFRDGHIQIVNEHLYDGNSVFKNEVGGGVGISTVQLDDGKVLVSLLIPGSPADQYGIKLGAEIISWDGKDVKKALDETSWSENPPATEGHRILNQGRFLARAPIGQNIQVKFRNQDDPAIITAALTAYDDQYETLKKTKVKLKKEDPPVEGQILKENYGYVKIRYFLPGATQSDPAKALEDTIKEFQEKQVKGIIIDLRDNPGGDDDLVAQMAGHFVNRKRIFEYVSYYNRNTGRFEINRAETRTVQPSRIYFPGKIAVLINHNTASSGEGLPLILKGMPNVKIIGFTSTNGSFGIVSAPIEVKMPEGYVVQFPDGRSLNLDYKIQGDSDERGQGGVTPDITVPMNGQTFKMKFIEGQDVELDYALASFNS